Proteins found in one Streptomyces sp. NBC_00461 genomic segment:
- a CDS encoding acetyl/propionyl/methylcrotonyl-CoA carboxylase subunit alpha: MITSVLVANRGEIACRVFRTCREWGIRTVAVHSDADENALHARVADAAVRLPGAAPAETYLRGDLIVKAAVASGADAVHPGYGFLSENADFARAVIDAGLVWIGPPPEAIEAMASKTRAKKLMGLAPLTAVTESDLPVLVKAAAGGGGRGMRVVRRLADLDAALEGARAEAASAFGDGEVFVEPYVEGGRHVEVQVLADTHGTVWALGTRDCSLQRRHQKVIEEAPAPALTPELTGSLHEMAVRATRAVDYVGAGTVEFLVSGDRPHFLEMNTRLQVEHPVTEAVFGIDLVALQIQVAQGHALEKEPPRARGHAVEARLYAEDPATGWTPQTGTLHRLDVPEHIRLDTGYASGDPIGVHYDPMLAKAVAHAPTRAEAIRKLAGALERATIHGPVTNRDLLLRSLRHEEFTTSRMDTGFYDRHLDELTTATVDPHAPLAAALAQAQGRSRFGGFRNLPSQPQTRRYAMAGEDHEAQYRHTRAGLEADGVRVVHADADLVVLEVDGVRRRFEVARYGDQVYVNATALTALPRFPDPTAPHAPGSLLAPMPGTVVRVADGLTVGAAVTAGEPLLWLEAMKMQHKITAPVTGTLTALSAVVGQQVEVNALLAVVEPT; this comes from the coding sequence GTGATCACTTCAGTCCTCGTCGCCAACCGGGGCGAGATCGCCTGCCGGGTCTTCCGGACCTGCCGTGAGTGGGGAATCCGGACGGTCGCCGTGCACTCCGACGCCGACGAGAACGCGCTCCACGCGCGCGTGGCCGACGCGGCGGTACGGCTGCCGGGCGCGGCCCCCGCTGAGACGTATCTGCGCGGCGACCTGATCGTGAAGGCGGCCGTCGCGTCCGGCGCGGACGCCGTGCACCCCGGCTACGGCTTCCTCTCCGAGAACGCGGACTTCGCGCGTGCCGTCATCGACGCCGGACTGGTGTGGATCGGCCCGCCCCCGGAGGCGATCGAGGCGATGGCCTCCAAGACGCGCGCCAAGAAGCTGATGGGTCTCGCGCCGCTGACCGCGGTGACCGAGTCCGATCTTCCGGTGCTGGTGAAGGCGGCCGCGGGCGGCGGCGGCCGCGGGATGCGCGTCGTGCGCCGCCTGGCGGACCTCGACGCCGCACTGGAGGGCGCACGGGCCGAGGCCGCGAGCGCTTTCGGGGACGGCGAGGTCTTCGTCGAGCCGTACGTCGAGGGCGGCCGGCACGTCGAGGTGCAGGTCCTGGCCGACACGCACGGCACGGTGTGGGCGCTGGGCACCCGGGACTGCTCCCTGCAGCGCCGGCACCAGAAGGTGATCGAGGAGGCGCCCGCCCCGGCCCTGACGCCCGAACTGACCGGCTCCCTCCACGAGATGGCCGTACGAGCCACCCGGGCCGTCGACTACGTGGGCGCCGGCACCGTCGAGTTCCTCGTCTCCGGCGATCGGCCCCACTTCCTGGAGATGAACACCCGCCTCCAGGTCGAACACCCCGTCACGGAAGCCGTGTTCGGCATCGACCTGGTGGCCCTGCAGATCCAGGTCGCTCAGGGGCACGCACTGGAAAAGGAGCCTCCGCGCGCGCGTGGCCACGCCGTCGAGGCCCGCCTCTACGCCGAGGACCCGGCGACCGGGTGGACCCCGCAGACGGGCACCCTGCACCGCCTCGACGTCCCGGAGCACATCCGACTGGACACCGGCTACGCGTCCGGCGACCCGATCGGCGTCCACTACGACCCCATGCTCGCGAAGGCCGTCGCCCACGCCCCCACGCGCGCGGAAGCGATCCGCAAACTGGCGGGCGCCCTCGAACGCGCGACGATCCACGGCCCGGTCACCAACCGCGACCTCCTGCTCCGCTCCCTGCGGCACGAGGAGTTCACGACGTCCCGCATGGACACGGGCTTCTACGACCGTCACCTCGACGAACTGACGACCGCGACCGTCGACCCGCACGCCCCCTTGGCCGCCGCGCTCGCCCAGGCCCAGGGACGTTCCCGCTTCGGCGGCTTCCGCAACCTCCCCTCCCAGCCGCAGACCCGGCGCTACGCGATGGCGGGCGAGGACCACGAGGCTCAGTACCGGCACACGCGGGCCGGCCTGGAGGCGGACGGCGTGCGGGTGGTGCACGCGGACGCCGACCTCGTCGTACTCGAAGTGGACGGCGTACGGCGCAGGTTCGAGGTGGCACGGTACGGCGACCAGGTGTACGTGAACGCGACGGCGCTGACCGCTCTGCCACGCTTCCCGGACCCGACGGCCCCACACGCCCCCGGCTCCCTCCTCGCCCCCATGCCGGGCACGGTCGTGAGGGTGGCCGACGGCTTGACCGTAGGAGCTGCTGTGACGGCCGGAGAGCCCCTCCTCTGGCTGGAGGCGATGAAGATGCAACACAAGATCACAGCCCCGGTGACAGGGACGCTGACGGCCTTGTCAGCCGTTGTGGGTCAGCAGGTCGAGGTCAACGCATTGCTGGCGGTCGTAGAGCCCACCTAA
- a CDS encoding acyl-CoA carboxylase subunit beta, whose amino-acid sequence MTVIDSSLDTAGSDYRAARDTMLAKLADLDAEHAKALAGGGEKYVARHRGRGKMLARERIELLLDPDTPFLELSPLAAWGSEYTVGASLVTGIGVVSGVECLITANDPTVRGGASNPWSLKKALRANDIALTNRLPCISLVESGGADLPSQKEIFIPGGAIFRDLTRLSAAGIPTVAVVFGNSTAGGAYIPGMSDHVIMVKERAKVFLGGPPLVKMATGEESDDESLGGAEMHARVSGLADYFAVDEPDALRQARRVVARLNHRKAYGDPGPAAPPKYDEDELLGVVPGDLRTPFDPREVIARIVDASDFDEFKPLYGTSLTTGWAALHGYPVGILANARGVLFSEESQKAAQFIQLANQRDIPLLFLHNTTGYMVGKEYEQGGIIKHGAMMINAVSNSRVPHLSVLMGASYGAGHYGMCGRAYDPRFLFAWPSAKSAVMGPQQLAGVLSIVARQSAAAKGQPYDEDADAALRAMVEQQIESESLPMFLSGRLYDDGVIDPRDTRTVLGLCLSAVHTAPYEGARGGFGVFRM is encoded by the coding sequence GTGACGGTCATCGACTCCAGCCTGGACACGGCGGGTTCCGACTACCGGGCGGCCCGCGACACCATGCTCGCCAAGCTCGCCGACCTGGACGCGGAGCACGCGAAGGCGTTGGCGGGCGGCGGCGAGAAGTACGTCGCGCGGCACCGGGGGCGCGGCAAGATGCTCGCCCGCGAGCGCATCGAGCTGCTTCTCGACCCGGACACGCCCTTCCTGGAGCTGTCGCCGCTCGCCGCCTGGGGCAGCGAGTACACGGTGGGTGCCTCGCTCGTCACCGGCATCGGGGTCGTGTCGGGCGTCGAGTGCCTGATCACGGCCAACGACCCGACCGTGCGCGGCGGCGCCAGCAACCCCTGGTCACTGAAGAAGGCCCTGCGGGCCAACGACATCGCGCTCACCAACCGGCTGCCCTGCATCAGCCTGGTGGAGTCCGGCGGCGCCGATCTGCCGTCCCAGAAGGAGATCTTCATCCCCGGAGGCGCCATCTTCCGGGACCTGACACGGTTGTCGGCGGCCGGTATCCCGACCGTCGCCGTCGTCTTCGGGAACTCGACGGCCGGCGGCGCGTACATCCCCGGCATGTCCGACCACGTGATCATGGTCAAGGAGCGCGCGAAGGTGTTCCTCGGCGGCCCGCCCCTGGTGAAGATGGCCACCGGCGAGGAGAGCGACGACGAGTCGCTCGGCGGCGCCGAGATGCACGCGCGCGTGTCGGGTCTCGCGGACTATTTCGCCGTCGACGAGCCGGACGCCCTGCGACAGGCCCGGCGGGTCGTCGCCCGCCTCAACCACCGCAAGGCGTACGGCGATCCGGGACCGGCGGCACCCCCCAAGTACGACGAGGACGAACTGCTGGGCGTCGTCCCAGGGGACCTCAGGACCCCCTTCGACCCGCGCGAGGTGATCGCCCGGATCGTCGACGCCTCCGACTTCGACGAGTTCAAGCCGCTGTACGGGACGAGCCTGACGACGGGCTGGGCCGCTCTGCACGGCTATCCCGTCGGAATCCTGGCCAACGCCCGGGGGGTCCTGTTCAGCGAGGAGTCCCAGAAGGCCGCCCAGTTCATCCAGTTGGCCAACCAGCGGGACATCCCCCTCCTCTTCCTCCACAACACCACCGGCTACATGGTCGGCAAGGAGTACGAGCAGGGCGGCATCATCAAGCACGGCGCGATGATGATCAACGCGGTGAGCAACAGCCGGGTCCCGCACCTGTCCGTGCTGATGGGCGCCTCGTACGGCGCCGGGCACTACGGCATGTGCGGGCGAGCGTACGACCCGCGCTTCCTGTTCGCCTGGCCCAGCGCCAAGTCGGCCGTCATGGGCCCGCAGCAGCTCGCCGGCGTCCTGTCGATCGTCGCCCGGCAGTCGGCGGCCGCGAAGGGGCAGCCCTACGACGAGGACGCGGACGCCGCCCTGCGCGCCATGGTGGAGCAGCAGATCGAGTCCGAGTCGCTGCCGATGTTCCTGTCGGGGCGGCTGTACGACGACGGCGTCATCGACCCGCGCGACACCCGCACCGTCCTCGGCCTGTGCCTGTCGGCCGTCCACACGGCGCCGTACGAGGGCGCACGGGGCGGCTTCGGCGTCTTCCGGATGTGA
- a CDS encoding acyclic terpene utilization AtuA family protein, whose amino-acid sequence MTLRIGNASGFYGDRFDAMREMLTGGELDVLTGDYLAELTMLILGRDRMKDPSGGYARTFLRQLEECLGLAHARGVRIVTNAGGLNPAGLAGAVRQLADRLGIPVRVAHVEGDDLTAAHPGSLAAHAYLGGFGIAACLREGADVVVTGRVTDAALVTGPAVAHFGWGTGEYDRLAGAVVAGHVLECGAQATGGNYAFFDERARDLRRPGFPLAEIHDDGSCVITKHPGTGGFVDVGTVTAQLLYETAGARYAGPDVTARLDTVRLTQDGPDRVRIEGVRGEAPPPTLKVGLNRLGGFRNEVAFVLTGLDIEAKAELVREQMETAFREAKSPPGEVGWDLVRTDRPDAATEETASALLRLVVRDPDERVVGRTLSGAAVELALASYPGFHVLAPPGKGAPYGVFDDVYVPHGAVDHVAVLHDGRRVPVAPAQDTLVLEELPDPAAPEPPAVGPTRRAPLGLVAGARSGDKGGNANVGVWVRTSAADAAWRWLVHELTADRFRELIPESRALHVTRHVLPNLRALNFVVEGILGEGVAARRRFDPQAKALGEWLRSRHLDIPQELL is encoded by the coding sequence ATGACCCTGCGCATCGGCAACGCCTCCGGCTTCTACGGCGACCGTTTCGACGCCATGCGCGAGATGCTCACCGGCGGGGAACTGGACGTCCTCACCGGCGACTACCTCGCCGAGCTCACCATGCTGATCCTGGGCCGGGACCGCATGAAGGATCCCTCCGGCGGATACGCCCGCACCTTCCTCCGTCAGCTGGAGGAGTGCCTGGGACTCGCGCACGCGCGCGGCGTCCGCATCGTCACCAACGCGGGCGGCCTCAACCCGGCCGGACTCGCCGGCGCCGTACGGCAGTTGGCCGACCGCCTCGGCATCCCCGTCCGGGTGGCGCACGTCGAGGGCGACGACCTCACCGCCGCCCACCCGGGCAGCCTCGCCGCCCACGCCTACCTCGGCGGGTTCGGCATCGCGGCCTGCCTTCGGGAGGGCGCGGACGTCGTCGTCACCGGGCGCGTGACGGATGCCGCGCTGGTCACCGGGCCCGCCGTCGCGCACTTCGGGTGGGGGACCGGGGAGTACGACCGGCTGGCGGGGGCCGTCGTCGCCGGGCATGTGCTGGAATGCGGGGCACAGGCGACCGGCGGCAACTACGCGTTCTTCGACGAGCGCGCGCGGGACCTGAGGCGGCCCGGCTTCCCTCTCGCCGAGATCCACGACGACGGCAGCTGCGTCATCACCAAACACCCCGGCACCGGCGGTTTCGTCGACGTCGGGACGGTGACCGCGCAGTTGTTGTACGAGACGGCGGGCGCCCGTTACGCGGGACCGGACGTGACGGCCCGCCTGGACACGGTCCGCCTCACCCAGGACGGCCCCGACCGCGTCCGCATCGAGGGCGTACGCGGCGAGGCCCCGCCCCCCACCCTCAAGGTGGGCCTCAACCGCCTCGGCGGCTTCCGCAACGAGGTCGCCTTCGTCCTCACCGGCCTCGACATCGAGGCGAAGGCCGAGCTCGTGCGGGAGCAGATGGAGACCGCGTTCCGGGAGGCCAAGTCACCGCCCGGCGAGGTCGGCTGGGATCTCGTCCGCACCGACCGGCCCGACGCGGCGACCGAGGAGACCGCGAGCGCGCTGCTTCGGCTCGTCGTACGGGACCCGGACGAGAGGGTCGTCGGCCGGACACTGAGCGGGGCCGCCGTGGAACTGGCACTGGCCAGCTACCCGGGCTTCCATGTGCTGGCGCCACCTGGAAAGGGCGCGCCTTATGGGGTCTTCGATGACGTGTACGTCCCCCATGGCGCCGTCGACCATGTGGCGGTGCTCCATGACGGACGGCGGGTTCCCGTGGCTCCGGCCCAGGACACCCTCGTACTCGAAGAGCTTCCGGACCCCGCAGCGCCTGAACCGCCGGCCGTCGGGCCCACCCGGCGCGCCCCTCTCGGGCTCGTCGCCGGTGCGCGCAGCGGTGACAAGGGCGGGAACGCCAACGTGGGCGTGTGGGTGCGGACGTCCGCGGCTGACGCGGCCTGGCGATGGCTCGTCCACGAGCTGACGGCGGACCGGTTTCGCGAGCTGATCCCCGAGAGCCGCGCGCTGCACGTCACCCGGCACGTCCTGCCGAACCTCCGCGCCCTCAACTTCGTGGTCGAGGGCATCCTCGGCGAGGGCGTAGCCGCCCGGCGCCGCTTCGACCCGCAGGCCAAGGCCCTCGGCGAGTGGCTGCGCTCCCGTCACCTGGACATTCCTCAGGAGCTGCTGTGA
- a CDS encoding TIGR03084 family metal-binding protein, producing MADPTPVIDDLCAESEELDLLVAELSPEQWALATPAPGWTVAHQIAHLAWTDHSSLLTVTDQGAFAREVEKALAAPGDFVDNGAEEGARKPPAQLLADWRAGRTALAEALRAAPDGARFPWYGPPMSTASMATARLMETWAHGLDVADALGVARTPTDRLRHIVRLGIRTRDFAFGVQGLPVPFEEFRVELTAPSGELWVYGPEDADDRVTGPALDFCLLVTQRAHRLDLALRTEGPDADRWLDIAQAFAGPSGAGREPKGGAV from the coding sequence ATGGCTGACCCGACGCCCGTGATCGACGATCTCTGTGCGGAGAGCGAGGAACTCGACCTCCTGGTGGCCGAGTTGAGCCCGGAGCAGTGGGCGCTCGCGACCCCGGCACCCGGCTGGACCGTGGCCCACCAGATCGCGCATCTCGCCTGGACCGACCACTCGTCCCTCCTGACCGTGACCGACCAGGGCGCCTTCGCGCGTGAGGTCGAGAAGGCGCTGGCCGCACCCGGGGACTTCGTGGACAACGGCGCGGAGGAGGGCGCTCGGAAGCCGCCCGCGCAGCTGCTCGCGGACTGGCGGGCCGGGCGTACCGCGCTGGCCGAGGCGCTGCGGGCCGCACCCGACGGCGCCCGCTTCCCCTGGTACGGCCCGCCCATGTCCACCGCCTCGATGGCCACCGCCCGCCTCATGGAGACCTGGGCCCACGGTCTGGACGTCGCGGATGCGCTGGGGGTGGCACGCACCCCGACCGACCGGCTACGGCACATCGTCCGCCTCGGCATCCGCACCCGCGACTTCGCTTTCGGCGTGCAGGGCCTGCCCGTGCCGTTCGAGGAGTTCCGCGTCGAACTGACCGCGCCCTCCGGTGAGTTGTGGGTGTACGGCCCCGAGGACGCCGACGACCGTGTCACCGGCCCCGCCCTCGACTTCTGCCTCCTGGTCACTCAGCGCGCCCACCGCCTCGACCTCGCCCTGCGCACCGAGGGCCCCGACGCCGACCGCTGGCTCGACATCGCCCAGGCCTTCGCGGGGCCGTCGGGCGCCGGACGCGAGCCCAAGGGAGGCGCCGTATGA
- a CDS encoding class I SAM-dependent DNA methyltransferase has product MLDEDGYFGESVAAGYDESAADMFAPDMVGPAVDLLAELAGSGRALELGVGTGRVALPLSERGVEVHGIELSRAMAERLRAKPGGDAIGVTIGDFATAKVAGGFSVAYLVFNTIMNLTTQDAQVDCFRNVAAHLDPGGSFVVEVGVPDLRRLPPGQNAVPFHVGEGRLGFDLYDVATQSVSSHHVRVEDGQGSYLAVPFRYVWPAELDLMARIAGLRLRDRWDGWSRRPFTSESRQHVSVWEKAADS; this is encoded by the coding sequence ATGCTCGATGAGGACGGTTACTTCGGAGAATCCGTCGCGGCGGGGTACGACGAGTCGGCGGCGGACATGTTCGCGCCGGACATGGTGGGACCGGCCGTGGATCTGCTGGCGGAGCTGGCAGGCTCCGGCAGGGCTCTGGAACTGGGCGTCGGCACCGGTCGCGTCGCGTTGCCGCTGTCGGAGCGCGGTGTCGAGGTGCACGGCATCGAACTGTCCCGGGCGATGGCGGAGCGGCTGCGGGCCAAGCCCGGCGGCGACGCGATCGGCGTGACGATCGGGGACTTCGCCACGGCCAAGGTGGCGGGCGGCTTCTCCGTCGCGTACCTGGTCTTCAACACGATCATGAACCTGACGACGCAGGACGCCCAGGTCGACTGCTTCCGCAACGTCGCCGCGCATCTCGACCCCGGCGGCAGCTTCGTCGTCGAGGTGGGAGTCCCCGATCTGCGCCGGCTCCCGCCCGGGCAGAACGCGGTGCCGTTCCACGTGGGCGAGGGGCGGCTGGGCTTCGACCTGTACGACGTCGCCACCCAGTCGGTCAGCTCGCACCATGTGCGGGTGGAGGACGGGCAGGGCTCGTATCTGGCCGTGCCGTTCCGCTACGTATGGCCCGCGGAGCTCGACCTGATGGCCCGGATCGCCGGGCTGAGGCTGCGTGACCGGTGGGACGGGTGGTCCCGGCGGCCGTTCACGAGTGAGAGCCGGCAGCACGTCTCGGTGTGGGAGAAGGCCGCGGACTCATAG
- a CDS encoding EamA family transporter, which yields MTAPSTTTSSPSAVQAAATAPHGRGSLGPVGLVLAGCVSVQFGGALAVSLMPRAGALGVVTLRLLAAAVVLLVVCRPRLRGHSRSDWRTVIVFGLTMGAMNGLFYQAVARIPLGLAVTLEVLGPLALSVLASRRAVNAVWAGLALVGVFLLGGGGFSDLDLVGVAFALGAGAMWATYIIFSARTGRRFPQADGLALAMGVAALVMLPLGIAESGTRLTDPTTIALGSAVAILSSVLPYTLELLALRRLPASTFAIMMSLEPAIAATAGFLILGQSLSAVQAAAIALVIAASMGAVRTQVGRGKTVAPEA from the coding sequence GTGACCGCCCCCAGCACGACCACCTCCTCACCTTCAGCGGTGCAGGCCGCCGCCACGGCCCCGCACGGCCGCGGCTCCCTCGGGCCTGTCGGCCTGGTCCTGGCCGGCTGTGTCTCGGTGCAGTTCGGCGGGGCGCTGGCGGTGAGCCTGATGCCGCGGGCCGGCGCGCTCGGCGTGGTCACCCTGCGGCTGCTCGCGGCGGCCGTGGTGCTGCTGGTGGTCTGCCGCCCCCGGCTGCGCGGCCACTCCCGCTCCGACTGGCGCACGGTGATCGTCTTCGGTCTCACCATGGGCGCCATGAACGGACTGTTCTACCAGGCGGTCGCCCGTATCCCGCTCGGCCTCGCGGTCACCCTGGAGGTCCTCGGCCCGCTCGCCCTCTCCGTCCTGGCCTCCCGCCGCGCGGTCAACGCGGTGTGGGCCGGCCTGGCGCTCGTCGGCGTCTTCCTCCTGGGTGGCGGGGGCTTCAGCGACCTGGACCTGGTGGGAGTCGCCTTCGCGCTGGGGGCGGGCGCGATGTGGGCGACGTACATCATCTTCAGCGCGCGTACGGGGCGACGGTTCCCGCAGGCCGACGGGCTGGCGCTGGCCATGGGCGTGGCCGCGCTGGTGATGCTTCCGCTCGGGATCGCCGAATCGGGGACGAGACTCACCGACCCGACGACGATCGCCCTGGGTTCGGCGGTGGCGATCCTCTCCTCGGTCCTTCCCTACACCCTCGAACTGCTCGCGCTCCGCCGTCTCCCCGCCTCCACCTTCGCGATCATGATGAGCCTGGAACCGGCCATCGCCGCGACGGCCGGATTCCTGATCCTCGGCCAGTCCCTGTCGGCCGTGCAGGCCGCCGCGATCGCCCTGGTCATCGCGGCGAGCATGGGCGCGGTGCGGACGCAGGTGGGGCGAGGAAAGACCGTGGCGCCGGAGGCCTGA
- a CDS encoding FAD-binding and (Fe-S)-binding domain-containing protein, which produces MTDLEARLREVVRGEVRFDVASRALMTMDASNYRRVPQGVVAPRDADDVAAALAVCREHGVPVVARGGGTSIAGQATGIGVVLDFTRHMNRLVSIDPEARTAVVQPGLVLDRLQEAAAPHGLRFGPDPSTHSRCTLGGMIGNNSCGSHSVAWGTTADSVRALEVITARGERLSPGQGWAGAPQGLRGLVEGELARLRTGFPELPRRISGYAVDALLPERGADVARSFCGSEGTLGVLTEAVLRLVEAPRARALAVLAYADESAAAEAAAGLLPYGPLTVEGMAADLVPPASAAGLPRCGAWLFVETGGESEGAARARAEAIVRAADVVDSLVVTDPGGQRALWRIREDASGTATRMPDGSEAWPGWEDCAVPPARLGGYLREFRGLLTAHGLRGTPYGHFGDGCIHVRIDFDLLSAAGVGRFRRFSEELAELVVAHGGSLSGEHGDGQARAELLSKMYGAGMVGLFERVKGVWDPDDLLNPGMLVRPAPLDANLRFSVLPREPVDVAFGYPADGGNFSAAVRRCVGVAKCRTTAAAGSSVMCPSFRATGEEEHSTRGRARLLHEMLAGELVTDGWRSTEVRDALDLCLSCKGCRSDCPVGVDMATYKAEFLHHHYEGRRRPAAHYSMGWLPRWLRLVERTRTAWLVNALASVGPLAALAKRLGGIASERRIPRVAGETFSRWYGRRARAQARRMIRQTGPEYEEKTSGPHVFLWPDTFTEHLSPEVGKAAVRVLEAAGLAPVLIPRTAGYVTETDEDGSTPYALRHLTARRERVCCGLTYLSTGQLDRAREVLRRTLDLLDPLLGPDAAGDGGPRLVVLEPSCAAALRTDLPELLSDDPRAARLAASVLTFAEALERLAPDWAPPRLDRPVTGQTHCHQHAVLGDDADHRLREAAGLTGELAGGCCGLAGNFGFEKGHYEVSAACAEDQLLPAVREAPDAAVVLADGFSCRTQLEQLGGVRGRHLAEILAEGLEGA; this is translated from the coding sequence ATGACGGATCTCGAGGCACGTTTGCGCGAGGTCGTCCGGGGTGAGGTGCGGTTTGACGTCGCCTCCCGGGCGCTGATGACCATGGACGCGTCCAACTACCGGCGGGTCCCGCAGGGGGTCGTCGCGCCTCGGGACGCCGATGACGTGGCCGCCGCGCTGGCCGTGTGCCGGGAGCACGGCGTGCCCGTCGTCGCCCGCGGGGGCGGTACGTCCATCGCGGGGCAGGCCACCGGCATCGGCGTCGTGCTCGACTTCACCCGGCACATGAACCGCCTGGTGTCGATCGACCCGGAGGCGCGGACCGCCGTCGTCCAGCCCGGGCTCGTCCTCGACCGGCTGCAGGAAGCCGCCGCGCCGCACGGGCTCCGGTTCGGGCCCGACCCCTCCACGCACAGCCGGTGCACGCTCGGCGGGATGATCGGGAACAACTCGTGCGGCTCGCATTCGGTGGCCTGGGGGACCACGGCGGACAGCGTGCGGGCGCTGGAAGTGATCACCGCGCGCGGGGAGCGGCTCAGCCCCGGGCAGGGGTGGGCCGGGGCGCCGCAGGGCCTGCGGGGCTTGGTGGAGGGGGAGTTGGCGCGGCTGCGCACCGGGTTCCCGGAGCTGCCCCGCCGTATCTCCGGCTATGCGGTGGACGCGCTGCTGCCCGAGAGGGGCGCGGACGTCGCCCGTTCCTTCTGCGGTTCCGAGGGCACACTCGGCGTGCTGACCGAAGCGGTCCTGCGGCTCGTCGAGGCGCCGCGCGCGCGTGCGCTGGCCGTTCTGGCGTACGCCGACGAGAGTGCCGCCGCCGAGGCCGCGGCCGGGCTGCTGCCGTACGGGCCGCTCACCGTGGAGGGGATGGCGGCGGACCTGGTGCCGCCCGCGTCCGCGGCGGGGCTGCCGCGGTGCGGGGCCTGGCTGTTCGTGGAGACGGGCGGCGAGTCGGAGGGGGCGGCACGCGCGCGTGCGGAGGCGATCGTGCGGGCCGCCGATGTCGTCGACTCCCTCGTGGTCACCGATCCGGGCGGGCAGCGGGCGTTGTGGCGGATCAGGGAGGACGCGAGCGGTACGGCGACGCGGATGCCGGACGGTAGCGAGGCCTGGCCGGGGTGGGAGGACTGCGCGGTGCCGCCCGCCAGGCTCGGCGGGTATCTGCGCGAATTCCGCGGGCTGCTCACCGCACACGGGCTGCGCGGCACTCCGTACGGGCATTTCGGGGACGGCTGCATTCACGTCCGTATCGACTTCGACCTGTTGAGCGCGGCGGGGGTCGGCCGTTTCCGGCGGTTCTCGGAGGAGCTCGCCGAACTCGTCGTCGCACACGGCGGCTCACTGTCCGGGGAGCACGGGGACGGGCAGGCGCGGGCCGAACTGCTGTCGAAGATGTACGGCGCGGGGATGGTGGGCCTCTTCGAGCGGGTGAAGGGCGTCTGGGACCCGGACGACCTCCTCAACCCCGGCATGCTGGTCCGCCCGGCCCCGCTCGACGCGAACCTCCGCTTCTCCGTCCTGCCACGCGAACCCGTCGACGTGGCCTTCGGATACCCGGCCGACGGCGGCAACTTCTCGGCCGCGGTGCGGCGGTGCGTGGGGGTCGCGAAGTGCCGTACGACGGCTGCCGCGGGCTCGTCCGTCATGTGCCCGTCCTTCCGGGCGACCGGCGAGGAGGAACACTCCACGCGCGGGCGTGCCCGGCTGCTGCACGAGATGCTCGCGGGCGAGCTGGTGACCGACGGCTGGCGGTCGACGGAGGTGCGGGACGCGCTGGACCTGTGCCTGTCCTGCAAGGGGTGCCGCTCGGACTGTCCGGTCGGGGTCGACATGGCCACGTACAAGGCGGAGTTCCTGCACCACCACTACGAGGGGCGCCGCCGCCCGGCCGCGCACTACAGCATGGGATGGCTGCCGAGATGGCTGCGGCTGGTGGAGCGTACCCGCACGGCGTGGCTGGTCAACGCCCTCGCTTCTGTCGGACCGTTGGCGGCGCTCGCCAAGCGGCTCGGCGGGATCGCGTCCGAGCGGCGGATCCCGCGGGTGGCGGGGGAGACGTTCAGCCGGTGGTACGGGCGTCGGGCCAGGGCGCAGGCTCGGCGGATGATCCGGCAGACGGGGCCGGAGTACGAGGAGAAGACGTCCGGCCCGCACGTCTTTCTGTGGCCGGACACCTTCACGGAGCACCTCTCGCCGGAGGTGGGGAAGGCGGCCGTGCGGGTCCTGGAGGCGGCCGGACTGGCGCCGGTCCTCATCCCCAGGACGGCCGGGTACGTCACGGAGACGGACGAGGACGGCAGCACGCCGTACGCCCTCCGGCACCTCACGGCCCGCCGGGAGCGCGTCTGCTGCGGACTGACCTATCTGTCGACGGGCCAACTGGACCGCGCCCGCGAGGTGTTGCGCCGCACGCTCGACCTGCTGGATCCGCTCCTCGGGCCCGATGCGGCCGGAGACGGCGGGCCGCGCCTCGTCGTCCTGGAACCGAGCTGTGCCGCCGCCCTCCGCACCGACCTGCCGGAACTCCTCTCCGACGACCCCCGCGCCGCCCGTCTCGCCGCGAGCGTCCTCACCTTCGCGGAAGCCCTGGAGCGGCTGGCCCCCGACTGGGCCCCGCCCCGCCTGGACCGCCCGGTCACCGGCCAGACCCACTGCCACCAGCACGCGGTCCTCGGCGACGACGCCGACCACCGTCTGCGCGAAGCGGCGGGCCTCACCGGGGAGTTGGCGGGAGGGTGCTGCGGTCTGGCGGGCAACTTCGGCTTCGAGAAGGGCCACTACGAGGTCTCGGCGGCGTGCGCGGAGGACCAGCTGCTGCCGGCGGTGCGCGAAGCACCCGACGCGGCGGTGGTCCTGGCGGACGGCTTCTCCTGCCGGACGCAGCTGGAGCAACTGGGCGGGGTGCGGGGGCGGCATCTCGCGGAGATCCTGGCGGAAGGGCTGGAGGGGGCTTGA